A genomic segment from Chitinophaga niabensis encodes:
- a CDS encoding ArnT family glycosyltransferase — MGLMPQDAYYYFYGEHPALSYYDHPPAIAWLLKAFTTILGNKAYAVKLADSVTTLGTMIAFYHLCLHFLSRQKAANAFVVMFSTLMVTILSLISTPDVPLMLCWTLSLLFLYRAVFLERKVYWLLAGIMMGLAFDSKYTAVFLPAGLLWFLVISARYRKWLLSPWLWAALLLMIAASSPVIIWNIQHDMASFRFQSTGRAEGIEVRPLDVLGVIGHQAAILMPVLFFSLWVLLYKTIRRKFKKVSPEQLFLLSFFLPLFLLFFLISPIYWVKINWMMPAYISGIIWANIYLSAKYIRWQQIIALIVHLALAIELVFYPVPVHSDDVWLGWGEMADSVRSLKKQYPQDFIFSADDYKTSAVLNFYLDEMVYGQNILGRKALQFDYIGTNVNDLAGRNALFINSEIGDATDENRFTDTLRKYFTTVQPLPPIVVRGYGKVIREFQVYRCLEYKKGRR, encoded by the coding sequence ATGGGGCTTATGCCGCAGGATGCCTACTATTATTTTTACGGAGAACATCCTGCGCTTTCTTATTACGATCATCCTCCTGCCATTGCCTGGTTACTGAAGGCCTTCACCACCATATTGGGGAATAAGGCCTACGCTGTGAAACTCGCAGATTCCGTAACCACCCTGGGCACCATGATCGCTTTTTACCATCTGTGCCTTCATTTCCTGAGCAGGCAAAAAGCGGCGAATGCTTTTGTAGTGATGTTTTCCACCCTGATGGTCACCATCCTGTCCCTCATATCCACACCGGATGTCCCTTTAATGCTTTGCTGGACACTTTCTCTTTTATTCCTGTACCGGGCTGTTTTCCTGGAAAGGAAAGTTTACTGGCTGCTGGCAGGTATTATGATGGGCCTCGCTTTCGATAGCAAGTACACGGCGGTTTTTCTGCCGGCAGGGTTATTGTGGTTTTTGGTAATATCCGCGCGTTACAGGAAATGGTTATTATCCCCCTGGTTATGGGCTGCGCTGTTACTTATGATAGCGGCCAGCAGCCCGGTGATCATCTGGAATATACAGCATGATATGGCTTCTTTCCGTTTCCAGTCCACCGGAAGAGCGGAAGGCATTGAAGTAAGGCCCCTGGATGTATTGGGCGTGATAGGGCACCAGGCTGCCATCCTGATGCCGGTGTTGTTTTTTTCTCTATGGGTTTTACTGTACAAGACCATCCGCCGGAAGTTCAAAAAAGTTAGCCCGGAACAGCTATTCCTGTTAAGTTTCTTTCTTCCCCTGTTCCTCCTTTTCTTCCTGATCTCTCCCATTTACTGGGTGAAAATAAACTGGATGATGCCTGCTTACATTAGTGGCATTATCTGGGCAAACATTTACCTTTCCGCAAAATACATCCGCTGGCAACAGATCATAGCACTGATCGTACATCTGGCGCTGGCTATAGAACTGGTCTTCTACCCTGTACCCGTTCATTCAGACGATGTATGGCTGGGCTGGGGTGAAATGGCAGACTCCGTTAGATCCCTCAAAAAGCAATACCCGCAGGATTTTATCTTTTCGGCAGATGATTATAAGACCAGTGCTGTACTCAACTTCTACCTGGATGAAATGGTGTATGGCCAGAACATCCTTGGGCGTAAAGCTTTGCAGTTCGATTATATAGGCACCAATGTTAATGATCTTGCAGGCAGGAATGCGCTGTTCATTAATTCCGAAATAGGGGATGCTACGGATGAAAACCGTTTTACGGATACCCTTCGAAAATACTTTACCACTGTGCAACCGCTTCCCCCTATTGTGGTAAGGGGCTACGGCAAGGTGATCAGGGAATTCCAGGTATACCGTTGTTTGGAGTATAAAAAAGGCCGGAGATAA
- the ligD gene encoding DNA ligase D, with protein MKKSAPGRSAKIPATFSPMLATLVNKPFDSEGWLFEVKWDGYRAIAVRDGRKTELISRNNKSFNDKFYPVYEAVKAWKIRGVVDGEIVVLNDAGRSDFASLQNWRSEADGTLIYYVFDLLWLDGRDLTGEPLLTRRELLKQRLPPDGVIRMSESFDTPVKELLEAGRKIGLEGIIAKKADSTYHPGDRTKEWLKIKLSRRHEVVIGGFTKNEGSAKAFSSLLVGVYEGGQFVYTGKVGTGFPDKLQKELMAKFRPLITKKMPFSFLPDVNKPSRFRPHPPKAEATWLKPQLVCEVNYAEITADGVMRHPSFEAMREDKKAKEVIREKAVPVVKSKMLKAPEEQGRKTLLNPAEVTQVRKVKGHELKFTNLNKIFWPKEKYTKRDMLNYYYQVAPFILPYLKDRPQSMNRFPNGIDGKSFYQKDITGKAPEWVQQFPYHTSDGKDKNFLVVEDEASLLYMANLGAIEMNPWNSRIQKPDHPDWCLIDLDPTEKNSFEQVIETARVTKQVLDGIGVTGYPKTSGSTGIHIYIPLQARYTYDECQLFAKWIAAQVHHELPRFTSIERMTRNRSGKLYVDYLQNRPKATLAAPYSLRPKPGATVSMPLHWEEVKKGLKMKDFTINNALERIKNEGDIFKPVLGHGIQLKKILKDFEKLKQ; from the coding sequence ATGAAAAAGAGCGCTCCGGGCAGATCGGCTAAGATACCTGCAACTTTCAGTCCAATGCTCGCTACGCTGGTTAATAAACCATTCGATAGCGAAGGCTGGTTGTTTGAGGTTAAATGGGACGGGTACCGGGCGATAGCGGTGAGGGATGGCCGCAAAACGGAACTCATCTCCCGTAATAACAAATCCTTCAACGATAAGTTCTACCCCGTTTACGAGGCTGTAAAAGCATGGAAGATCCGTGGGGTGGTAGATGGAGAGATCGTTGTACTGAATGATGCAGGCCGCTCTGATTTTGCCTCTTTGCAAAACTGGCGGAGTGAAGCAGATGGCACGCTCATCTATTATGTATTTGATCTTCTATGGCTGGATGGGAGAGACCTTACCGGAGAACCCCTGCTTACCCGCAGGGAGTTATTAAAACAGCGTTTACCCCCTGATGGCGTCATCCGCATGAGTGAAAGTTTTGATACCCCGGTAAAAGAATTACTGGAAGCAGGAAGAAAGATCGGGCTGGAAGGGATCATTGCAAAAAAAGCAGATAGTACATACCACCCGGGAGACCGTACAAAAGAATGGCTGAAGATCAAACTGAGCAGGCGGCATGAAGTGGTGATCGGCGGTTTTACAAAGAACGAAGGCTCTGCAAAGGCATTCAGTTCTTTACTGGTAGGCGTTTATGAAGGAGGCCAGTTTGTTTATACAGGAAAGGTGGGTACCGGTTTTCCTGATAAACTGCAAAAGGAACTGATGGCAAAGTTCCGCCCGCTGATAACAAAGAAAATGCCTTTTTCCTTTCTGCCGGATGTGAACAAACCTTCCCGTTTCAGGCCCCATCCTCCCAAAGCGGAAGCCACATGGCTTAAACCTCAGCTGGTCTGCGAAGTGAATTATGCGGAAATAACAGCGGATGGTGTAATGCGGCATCCTTCCTTTGAAGCGATGCGGGAAGATAAAAAAGCAAAAGAGGTGATCAGGGAAAAAGCTGTTCCTGTTGTAAAAAGTAAGATGCTGAAAGCACCGGAGGAGCAGGGGCGTAAAACTTTGCTGAACCCTGCTGAAGTAACACAGGTGAGAAAAGTAAAAGGGCATGAGCTGAAATTCACTAATCTGAACAAGATCTTCTGGCCGAAAGAGAAATATACAAAACGGGATATGCTGAACTACTATTACCAGGTAGCCCCATTCATCCTGCCATATCTGAAAGACCGCCCGCAATCCATGAACCGTTTCCCCAATGGCATTGACGGAAAGAGCTTCTATCAGAAGGATATAACGGGTAAAGCGCCGGAATGGGTGCAGCAATTCCCTTACCATACCAGCGATGGGAAGGACAAGAACTTCCTGGTGGTGGAAGATGAGGCCAGCCTGTTATATATGGCTAACCTGGGAGCCATTGAAATGAATCCCTGGAACAGCCGTATACAAAAACCGGATCATCCGGATTGGTGCCTGATCGATCTTGATCCTACAGAGAAGAACAGCTTTGAGCAGGTGATAGAAACCGCGAGGGTAACTAAACAGGTACTGGATGGGATCGGCGTAACCGGTTATCCTAAAACTTCCGGCTCTACGGGTATCCATATTTATATCCCCCTGCAAGCAAGATACACTTACGATGAATGCCAGCTTTTTGCAAAATGGATTGCCGCACAGGTGCATCATGAATTGCCGCGTTTTACCAGCATTGAACGCATGACCCGTAACAGGAGCGGCAAATTGTATGTGGATTATTTGCAGAACAGGCCTAAGGCCACACTGGCAGCACCTTATTCCTTACGTCCCAAACCCGGCGCCACCGTATCCATGCCTTTGCATTGGGAGGAAGTGAAGAAAGGGTTAAAGATGAAAGATTTTACAATCAACAATGCACTGGAACGTATCAAAAATGAGGGAGATATTTTTAAGCCGGTGCTTGGCCACGGTATTCAATTGAAGAAGATACTGAAGGACTTTGAAAAACTTAAACAGTGA
- a CDS encoding DUF4886 domain-containing protein, with amino-acid sequence MLLRFKICLLVLCSICFTAQAQKKYRLFIIGNSFSQNAATFLPQLTREGGIELETGRAELGGCSMERHWKLVETAEKDTSDPAGKAYGGKSLRQLLSDGTWDIVTIQQYSLLSGDPETYRPYARKLYDFIKSIQPNAKIYIHQIWAYRSDAKSFGRIAGEERAVDAADMHQHVRAAYHTIADELNLAVIPVGDAFRAMATDPSWAYKKDTTFNFETAVSPALPDQTNSLHMGYRWDNNKLDFDANHANRAGCYLGSLVWYQTLFGGDVKKVQFKPEQVSDEMAAQFKKVVLALPVPADSVAR; translated from the coding sequence ATGCTTTTACGATTCAAGATTTGCCTGCTGGTACTTTGCAGCATATGCTTCACAGCGCAGGCGCAGAAGAAATACCGTCTGTTCATTATTGGTAACAGCTTTTCCCAGAACGCAGCTACATTCCTGCCCCAGCTCACCCGGGAGGGCGGCATAGAACTGGAAACCGGCCGTGCAGAATTGGGTGGTTGCTCCATGGAAAGACACTGGAAGCTGGTAGAAACAGCAGAAAAAGACACTTCAGATCCTGCGGGCAAAGCATATGGTGGCAAATCACTGCGCCAGCTGCTTTCAGATGGTACCTGGGATATAGTGACCATTCAGCAATATTCCCTGCTCTCCGGCGACCCGGAAACATACCGTCCGTATGCCCGTAAACTTTACGATTTTATCAAGTCCATACAACCCAATGCAAAGATCTATATCCATCAGATCTGGGCTTACCGGAGTGATGCAAAATCGTTTGGAAGGATAGCAGGAGAGGAACGTGCCGTTGATGCAGCAGACATGCACCAGCACGTAAGGGCTGCATATCACACCATCGCAGACGAATTGAACCTTGCTGTGATCCCGGTAGGAGATGCGTTCCGTGCAATGGCTACAGATCCATCCTGGGCTTATAAAAAAGATACCACCTTTAATTTCGAAACGGCCGTATCTCCGGCTTTACCGGATCAGACGAACTCCCTGCATATGGGATACCGCTGGGATAATAATAAACTGGACTTTGACGCCAACCATGCTAACCGGGCAGGTTGCTACCTGGGATCACTCGTTTGGTACCAGACCCTGTTTGGAGGAGATGTGAAAAAGGTACAGTTCAAACCGGAGCAGGTATCTGATGAAATGGCAGCACAGTTTAAGAAAGTAGTGCTGGCTTTGCCGGTTCCTGCCGATAGCGTTGCCCGTTAA
- a CDS encoding DUF4197 domain-containing protein, with the protein MKNWYLACTLSVLLLSGCETTQQILNSLPPTTTTGGTNTLQIAAGLKEALTIGTQNSANRLSAPNGFFANALLKILMPPEAQKVETTLRNVGLGSVVDKAILAMNRGAEEAAKSATPIFVNAIRQMSITDAIGILRGGDFAATNYFKQKTTAALSTAFRPVINDALGKVNATRYWTDVFSMYNKFSKTPVNTDLTAYVTERAIDGIFHEVGLEEQKIRRDPAARVTELLKTVFGSALAQRN; encoded by the coding sequence ATGAAGAACTGGTACCTGGCCTGCACACTGTCTGTTTTGCTTTTATCTGGTTGTGAAACCACCCAACAGATCCTGAATTCCCTTCCGCCAACCACTACCACCGGCGGAACAAACACCCTGCAAATTGCGGCAGGCTTAAAGGAAGCACTGACCATTGGCACACAGAACAGCGCCAACCGGCTTTCTGCCCCTAATGGTTTTTTTGCAAATGCCCTGCTGAAGATACTGATGCCGCCGGAAGCGCAGAAAGTGGAAACCACCTTGCGGAATGTAGGTTTGGGAAGTGTGGTGGATAAGGCTATCCTGGCCATGAACCGTGGTGCGGAAGAAGCGGCTAAATCCGCTACGCCCATTTTCGTCAATGCCATCCGCCAGATGAGCATTACAGATGCCATCGGCATCCTGAGAGGGGGTGATTTTGCTGCCACCAATTACTTCAAACAGAAAACAACAGCAGCGTTAAGTACCGCATTCCGCCCCGTGATCAATGATGCACTGGGCAAAGTGAACGCTACCCGTTACTGGACAGATGTATTTTCCATGTACAATAAATTCTCCAAAACCCCGGTTAATACAGACCTTACAGCATATGTAACCGAAAGGGCCATAGATGGCATCTTCCATGAAGTAGGCCTGGAAGAGCAGAAGATCCGCAGGGACCCGGCGGCTCGCGTAACCGAACTCTTAAAAACAGTTTTCGGCAGTGCGCTGGCACAAAGGAATTAA
- a CDS encoding response regulator, translating to MAQTYTSILIVDDDIDDAEMFQDALHFVDASVRCIFSKDGVAALKLLETSPQENLPDLIVLDMNMPRMNGKQCLQKIKASHKLSDIPVIIYSTSQLEEDVKQTHQMGALNFITKPSKFSDLVTIAKEILEGRCAFPS from the coding sequence ATGGCCCAGACTTATACAAGTATACTTATTGTGGATGATGATATCGATGATGCAGAAATGTTCCAGGATGCCCTGCATTTCGTGGATGCATCCGTTCGCTGCATCTTTAGTAAAGATGGGGTGGCCGCACTGAAACTGCTGGAAACCAGCCCCCAGGAAAATCTCCCGGATCTGATCGTTTTGGATATGAATATGCCGCGCATGAACGGGAAACAATGCCTGCAGAAAATAAAGGCCAGCCACAAACTATCAGATATTCCTGTAATTATTTATTCCACTTCCCAACTGGAGGAAGATGTGAAACAAACCCACCAGATGGGAGCGTTGAATTTTATTACCAAGCCCAGTAAGTTCTCAGACCTGGTAACTATTGCTAAAGAAATACTGGAGGGTAGATGTGCTTTCCCTTCATAG
- a CDS encoding c-type cytochrome, with protein MRYTLLALPLLAVMVLSNKTPITGDTLYKKNCKVCHGNDGARGFMGAKNLKLSNMETSAIIQQIREGKSPMPSFKKKFSEEELAVLADYVKSLRQN; from the coding sequence ATGCGCTACACACTTCTTGCCCTGCCGCTTTTAGCCGTAATGGTCCTGAGCAATAAAACGCCCATCACAGGAGATACACTCTATAAAAAGAACTGTAAAGTATGCCATGGGAATGATGGCGCCAGGGGTTTTATGGGCGCTAAAAATCTTAAGCTGAGCAACATGGAAACCAGTGCTATTATACAACAGATCCGGGAAGGGAAAAGCCCTATGCCATCCTTCAAAAAGAAGTTTTCAGAAGAAGAACTGGCGGTACTGGCCGATTATGTAAAAAGTTTAAGACAAAACTGA
- a CDS encoding PQQ-dependent sugar dehydrogenase, translating into MKTSYTLTVALISVLLFQSCRKHDDKPPKAVTLQLIADNLVSPLGVVAVPDNTKRLFIIDQIGKIWIVENNGSRLSTPFIDVSSVMVQLNTRYDERGLLGFAFHPDYRSNGRFYVYYTLPPRTGTSFNNLSRISEFRVSSNPNLADMSSEKVLLDIDDPQSNHNGGTLAFGPDGYLYIAIGDGGGANDVAPGHVTDWYLPNAGGNGQDLDSNLFGNILRIDVNSGSPYGIPASNPFVGKAGKDEIYAYGFRNPYRFSFDMGGDHWLYAGDAGQVLYEEIDVVKKGGNYGWNVKEGTHCFNAANNSVELPACPAVDAFGISFIDPVIEMKNSANPTGGKATTVIGGNVYRGRDIPDFKGMYLFGSFSQPGNVPNGELFIARPRNGSGLWDFAEVTLKDYPNDLGYYLKGFGQDNEGEIYLTVSSVAGPTDVTGKVFKLVAEKTHGGKQ; encoded by the coding sequence ATGAAAACCAGTTACACCCTCACAGTAGCACTGATCAGTGTATTACTATTTCAAAGCTGCAGAAAACATGACGACAAACCTCCCAAAGCAGTAACACTTCAACTCATTGCAGACAATCTTGTTTCGCCACTGGGCGTAGTAGCAGTTCCGGACAACACTAAACGGCTCTTCATCATTGACCAGATCGGAAAGATCTGGATCGTGGAGAATAATGGCAGCAGGTTATCTACTCCGTTCATTGATGTGAGTAGTGTAATGGTGCAATTAAATACGCGTTATGATGAACGTGGATTATTAGGATTTGCCTTCCACCCTGATTACAGGAGTAACGGGCGTTTCTATGTTTATTACACACTGCCTCCCCGCACAGGTACTTCCTTCAACAACCTCAGCCGCATTTCAGAATTCAGGGTTTCTTCCAATCCTAACCTGGCAGATATGAGTTCTGAAAAGGTACTGCTGGACATCGATGATCCGCAATCCAACCATAACGGAGGCACGCTTGCTTTCGGGCCGGACGGTTATCTCTATATCGCCATCGGCGATGGCGGAGGAGCCAATGATGTAGCACCGGGCCATGTAACGGATTGGTATCTTCCCAACGCGGGCGGTAATGGCCAGGACCTGGACTCCAACCTCTTCGGCAACATTCTGCGTATTGATGTAAACAGCGGCAGCCCTTATGGCATCCCTGCCAGTAATCCCTTTGTAGGTAAAGCCGGAAAGGATGAGATCTATGCGTATGGATTCCGGAACCCTTATCGTTTTTCTTTTGATATGGGTGGCGATCATTGGCTGTATGCCGGTGATGCAGGCCAGGTACTGTATGAAGAAATTGATGTGGTAAAAAAAGGAGGCAACTACGGATGGAATGTAAAAGAAGGTACGCATTGTTTTAATGCAGCCAACAATAGTGTAGAATTACCGGCATGCCCTGCTGTTGATGCGTTTGGTATAAGTTTCATTGACCCGGTAATAGAAATGAAGAACAGTGCAAACCCCACCGGAGGCAAGGCCACAACTGTTATTGGAGGAAATGTTTACCGCGGGCGGGACATTCCTGACTTTAAAGGTATGTACCTTTTCGGTAGTTTTTCCCAACCGGGAAATGTGCCCAATGGTGAACTTTTCATTGCCAGGCCGCGCAATGGAAGCGGGTTGTGGGATTTTGCAGAAGTTACGCTGAAAGACTATCCCAATGATCTTGGTTATTACCTGAAAGGATTCGGGCAGGATAATGAGGGAGAAATATATTTAACTGTTTCCAGTGTGGCCGGACCTACCGATGTTACCGGGAAGGTATTTAAACTGGTAGCTGAAAAAACACATGGCGGTAAGCAATAA
- a CDS encoding CehA/McbA family metallohydrolase domain-containing protein, giving the protein MHRIGLLFILIVSLHVKAQQVPVDYTGLKKNGGTRVMLRHNVLTVAWPAGNAGEGQLVFNLNEEGALLRSMRLGKKEVARQLDPVFLLTVSKRDLVSQNGWNIFFDKTHLKPRQTFTVQQNRKNASVSNEGSRTIVRIGEIKAGPFSGNIEVTLYHGSPLFNIAAVMSTAIDSTAVLYDAGLVSKEKIWDKVAWSDTEGRVQSAVASLDSSVNMAVKYRTIIGENEKGSLAVFPAPHQYFYPLDEAFNLKFTWYGKDYRQLAEGFGIGIRQDPMGDNRFVPWFNAPPGTKQRLNFFCLLDTKKASAALEEVKKFTHGDTYQPLPGYKTMSSHFHNEYVMKHILAGKPVPEDPDFMKVFRSTGINIIHLAEFHYTAHPKGPDDQRLKELKALHDMCKQFSKNDFLLLPGEEPNEFYGGHWLSFFPKPVYWIMSRKPDAPFVETDPQYGKVYRIGNKEEMLKLLELENGLAWTAHPRTKGSTGYPDKYKNEPFFKSDRFFGAAWKAMPADLSIDRLGIRVLDLLDDMANWGGKKHVLAEADLFTITPENEMYAHLNVNYLQLDKLPAYENGWQSILDAIQQGKFFVTTGEVLIPSATLSPVRSRITMRISWTFPLSHAIIISGDGEKVYRERVSLDDTKAFGDKEFTFETKLQGRKWVRVEVWDAAVNGAFTQPFWLE; this is encoded by the coding sequence ATGCACCGTATCGGATTGCTGTTTATTTTAATTGTTAGTCTTCATGTAAAGGCACAACAGGTACCTGTCGATTACACCGGTTTGAAAAAGAACGGCGGTACAAGAGTAATGTTAAGGCATAATGTATTAACTGTTGCCTGGCCCGCAGGAAATGCCGGAGAGGGGCAACTGGTATTTAATCTTAATGAGGAAGGAGCTTTGCTACGGAGCATGCGGCTGGGCAAAAAAGAAGTGGCCCGGCAGCTGGACCCCGTTTTTCTGCTAACCGTGAGCAAGCGGGACCTTGTATCCCAGAATGGCTGGAATATCTTTTTCGATAAAACGCACCTGAAGCCCCGGCAAACTTTTACCGTACAGCAGAACAGGAAAAATGCCAGTGTCAGCAATGAAGGTTCCCGCACCATAGTAAGGATAGGAGAGATAAAGGCAGGGCCTTTCAGCGGGAATATAGAAGTAACCCTCTATCATGGAAGTCCGCTGTTCAATATAGCAGCAGTGATGTCTACAGCTATTGACTCCACGGCTGTTTTATATGATGCGGGGCTGGTGAGTAAAGAAAAGATATGGGACAAGGTGGCCTGGTCAGATACGGAAGGGCGCGTACAATCCGCTGTGGCCTCATTGGATTCCAGCGTGAATATGGCTGTTAAGTACAGGACCATTATCGGTGAGAATGAAAAAGGGAGCCTGGCAGTATTTCCTGCACCACATCAATATTTCTATCCTTTAGATGAAGCCTTTAATTTAAAATTCACCTGGTACGGCAAAGATTACCGGCAGCTGGCTGAAGGATTCGGAATAGGGATCAGGCAGGACCCTATGGGCGATAACCGTTTTGTGCCCTGGTTTAATGCACCGCCCGGTACAAAGCAGCGTCTTAACTTCTTTTGCCTGCTGGATACAAAGAAGGCTTCCGCTGCGCTGGAGGAAGTAAAGAAATTTACGCACGGAGATACCTATCAGCCGCTGCCCGGATATAAAACCATGAGCAGCCATTTTCATAATGAATATGTGATGAAGCATATACTGGCTGGTAAACCCGTGCCGGAAGATCCTGATTTTATGAAGGTGTTCAGGAGTACCGGTATCAACATCATACACCTGGCGGAGTTCCATTACACGGCACATCCGAAAGGGCCGGATGATCAGCGGTTGAAGGAACTGAAAGCACTACACGACATGTGTAAGCAATTTTCAAAAAATGATTTCCTGTTACTGCCGGGAGAAGAACCCAATGAATTCTATGGTGGCCACTGGCTCAGCTTCTTCCCCAAACCGGTGTACTGGATCATGTCCCGCAAGCCGGATGCACCTTTTGTGGAAACAGACCCGCAGTATGGAAAGGTGTACCGGATAGGTAATAAAGAAGAGATGCTGAAGTTGCTGGAGCTGGAAAATGGCCTGGCATGGACGGCGCATCCCAGAACAAAAGGTTCCACCGGTTACCCGGATAAATACAAAAATGAACCCTTTTTTAAGTCCGACCGCTTTTTTGGTGCTGCCTGGAAAGCAATGCCGGCAGACCTTTCCATAGACAGGCTGGGCATCCGTGTGCTCGATCTCCTGGATGATATGGCCAACTGGGGAGGTAAAAAACATGTACTGGCAGAGGCGGACCTCTTTACCATTACACCAGAGAACGAAATGTACGCCCACCTGAATGTGAATTACCTGCAGCTGGATAAGCTACCGGCCTATGAAAATGGCTGGCAGTCCATCCTGGATGCCATACAGCAGGGGAAATTCTTTGTCACAACAGGGGAGGTGCTGATCCCATCGGCTACACTTTCCCCGGTTCGTTCCCGGATCACGATGCGTATTAGCTGGACCTTCCCGCTGAGCCATGCCATCATTATTTCCGGGGACGGGGAGAAAGTTTACCGGGAAAGGGTCAGTTTAGACGATACGAAGGCTTTTGGGGATAAGGAGTTTACCTTTGAAACAAAGCTGCAGGGGAGAAAATGGGTAAGGGTAGAGGTCTGGGATGCTGCTGTGAACGGAGCATTTACCCAGCCGTTCTGGTTGGAATAA